The sequence CCGGCGCCGATTATTACTATGTCTTCAAGCTTCATTTTTGCTCTTTAAAGTAGTCAGTAAATTATCTGTCAAAACCGGCGCAGCAAACCCATAGGCAAGATTCATAAGCGCCGCCAAATGAAAATCCTCGCTGTAAGTCGCCGTGCCATCAATAGTAAACAGCGGCTCGAAACCCCGCATGAATGCCGAACGGGTAGTTGTTTCACAGCAAAGGTTAGTCATTACACCGCAGATTACGACCTGCTTGACCTTCTTGTTATGAAGGATATTCTCAAGTTCTGTTTCATAGAAAGCATCATATTGATGTTTTTCGATTACAAAGCTATTGGCAAGGTCGAAATCATCGATAATCTCGCTGAGGTTATCATCCGGGCTGATTAAATCGCCCCACCATTTGTTCATCATCTTAGCATCCTCAGCGGAATTAGTATGACGGGTAAA comes from Candidatus Zixiibacteriota bacterium and encodes:
- a CDS encoding cysteine hydrolase yields the protein MKQTYFEIDTIKLQAKQMLESLRQRIYIRDTKYIPENSALIIIDMQNYFLDKKSHAYIPSAKAIILRIEYLLAEYKKRKLPVIFTRHTNSAEDAKMMNKWWGDLISPDDNLSEIIDDFDLANSFVIEKHQYDAFYETELENILHNKKVKQVVICGVMTNLCCETTTRSAFMRGFEPLFTIDGTATYSEDFHLAALMNLAYGFAAPVLTDNLLTTLKSKNEA